The proteins below come from a single Pseudomonas chlororaphis genomic window:
- a CDS encoding thiamine biosynthesis protein ThiC (catalyzes the formation of 4-amino-2-methyl-5-phosphomethylpyrimidine from 5-amino-1-(5-phospho-D-ribosyl)imidazole and S-adenosyl-L-methionine in thiamine biosynthesis) gives MTTKSKNAINLSDSAQVDQQSVQPFTRSQKIYVQGSRPDIRVPMREISLDVTPTDFGGEINAPVTVYDTSGPYTDPNVIIDVRKGLADVRSPWIEARGDTERLAGLSSNFGQQRLADPELTQLRFAHVNNPRRAKPGANVSQMHYARKGIITAEMEYVAIRENMKLEVARAAGLLDQQHAGHSFGASVPKVITPEFVRDEIARGRAIIPANINHTELEPMIIGRNFLVKINGNIGNSALGSSIEEEVAKLTWGIRWGSDTVMDLSTGKHIHETREWIIRNSPVPIGTVPIYQALEKVGGVAEDLTWELFRDTLIEQAEQGVDYFTIHAGVLLRYVPMTAKRVTGIVSRGGSIMAKWCLAHHKENFLYTHFEDICEIMKAYDVSFSLGDGLRPGSIADANDEAQFGELETLGELTKIAWKHDVQCMIEGPGHVPMQLIKENMDKQLECCDEAPFYTLGPLTTDIAPGYDHITSGIGAAMIGWFGCAMLCYVTPKEHLGLPNKDDVKTGIITYKIAAHAADLAKGHPGAQIRDNALSKARFEFRWEDQFNLGLDPDTARSYHDETLPKDSAKVAHFCSMCGPKFCSMKITQEVREYAANQRIEAVDVEVAQGMAEQAERFKQEGSQLYKKV, from the coding sequence ATGACGACAAAATCAAAAAACGCGATCAACCTCAGTGATTCGGCCCAGGTCGATCAGCAATCGGTTCAGCCCTTTACCCGCTCGCAAAAAATCTATGTCCAAGGCAGTCGCCCGGACATCCGCGTGCCCATGCGCGAAATCAGCCTCGACGTGACCCCGACCGACTTCGGCGGTGAGATCAACGCGCCGGTGACCGTGTACGACACCTCGGGCCCCTACACCGACCCGAACGTGATCATCGATGTGCGCAAAGGCCTGGCCGACGTGCGCTCGCCGTGGATCGAGGCCCGTGGCGACACCGAGCGCCTGGCCGGCCTGAGTTCCAACTTCGGCCAGCAGCGCCTGGCCGATCCCGAACTGACCCAACTGCGCTTCGCCCACGTCAACAACCCGCGCCGGGCCAAGCCGGGCGCCAACGTCAGCCAGATGCACTACGCGCGCAAAGGCATCATCACCGCCGAGATGGAATACGTCGCCATCCGCGAAAACATGAAGCTGGAAGTGGCCCGCGCCGCTGGCCTGCTGGACCAGCAACACGCCGGCCACAGCTTCGGTGCCAGCGTGCCGAAAGTCATCACCCCGGAATTCGTCCGCGACGAAATCGCCCGTGGTCGCGCGATCATCCCGGCCAACATCAACCACACCGAACTGGAACCGATGATCATCGGCCGCAACTTCCTGGTGAAGATCAACGGCAACATCGGCAACAGCGCGCTGGGTTCGTCCATCGAAGAAGAAGTGGCGAAGCTGACCTGGGGCATCCGCTGGGGCTCGGACACGGTCATGGACCTGTCCACCGGCAAGCACATCCATGAAACCCGCGAGTGGATCATCCGCAACTCGCCGGTGCCGATCGGCACCGTGCCGATCTACCAGGCCCTGGAAAAAGTCGGCGGCGTGGCCGAAGACCTGACCTGGGAGTTGTTCCGCGACACGCTGATCGAACAGGCCGAGCAGGGCGTCGACTACTTCACCATCCATGCCGGCGTGCTGTTGCGCTATGTGCCGATGACCGCCAAGCGCGTCACCGGCATCGTCAGCCGTGGCGGCTCGATCATGGCCAAGTGGTGCCTGGCGCACCACAAGGAAAACTTCCTCTACACCCACTTCGAAGACATCTGCGAAATCATGAAGGCCTACGACGTCAGCTTCTCGCTGGGCGATGGCCTGCGTCCGGGCTCGATTGCCGACGCCAACGACGAAGCGCAGTTCGGTGAGCTGGAAACCCTCGGCGAGCTGACCAAGATCGCCTGGAAGCACGACGTGCAATGCATGATCGAGGGCCCGGGCCACGTGCCGATGCAACTGATCAAGGAAAACATGGACAAGCAGCTCGAGTGCTGCGACGAGGCGCCGTTCTACACCCTCGGCCCGTTGACCACCGACATCGCGCCGGGCTATGACCACATCACCTCCGGCATCGGCGCGGCGATGATCGGCTGGTTCGGTTGCGCGATGCTTTGCTACGTGACCCCGAAGGAACACCTGGGCTTGCCGAACAAGGATGACGTGAAGACCGGGATCATCACCTACAAAATCGCTGCTCATGCGGCCGACCTTGCAAAAGGTCACCCCGGCGCGCAGATCCGCGACAACGCCTTGAGCAAGGCACGCTTCGAGTTCCGCTGGGAAGACCAGTTCAACCTCGGCCTGGACCCGGACACCGCGCGTTCGTACCACGACGAAACCTTGCCGAAGGACTCGGCCAAGGTCGCGCATTTCTGCTCGATGTGCGGGCCGAAGTTCTGTTCGATGAAAATCACCCAGGAAGTGCGCGAGTACGCGGCCAACCAGCGCATCGAGGCGGTGGATGTGGAAGTCGCCCAAGGGATGGCGGAACAGGCCGAGCGGTTCAAGCAGGAAGGCAGTCAGCTTTACAAGAAAGTGTGA
- a CDS encoding cytoplasmic protein, translated as MVLSKLRDRYRVDLVGLQAACEANYARLMRLLPDMRNDPAPRRIAVTHGDQMLGVLALEVLQTCPYTTTLQVRQEHSLPWLPVPQLEVQVYHDARMAEVVSAEHARRFRGIYPYPNASMHQPDEKAQLNLFLGEWLSHCLALGHEFEVVR; from the coding sequence ATGGTCCTGAGCAAGCTGCGCGATCGTTATCGCGTCGACCTGGTAGGGCTGCAAGCAGCCTGCGAGGCCAACTACGCCCGCCTGATGCGCCTGTTGCCCGACATGCGCAACGACCCGGCGCCGCGGCGTATCGCGGTGACCCATGGCGACCAGATGCTCGGCGTGCTGGCCCTCGAGGTGCTGCAAACCTGCCCCTACACCACCACGCTGCAGGTGCGCCAGGAGCACAGCCTGCCGTGGCTGCCGGTGCCGCAACTGGAGGTTCAGGTCTATCACGACGCGCGCATGGCCGAAGTCGTGAGCGCCGAGCATGCACGACGCTTTCGCGGCATCTATCCTTACCCCAATGCCTCGATGCACCAGCCGGATGAAAAAGCCCAGTTGAACCTGTTCCTGGGGGAGTGGTTGAGTCATTGCCTGGCGCTGGGTCACGAATTCGAAGTGGTTCGCTAG
- a CDS encoding DNA topoisomerase IV subunit B (decatenates newly replicated chromosomal DNA and relaxes positive and negative DNA supercoiling): MATPSASSYNADAIEVLSGLDPVRKRPGMYTDTSRPNHLAQEVIDNSVDEALAGHAKSVQVILHADHSLEVSDDGRGMPVDIHPEEGVSGVELILTKLHAGGKFSNKNYQFSGGLHGVGISVVNALSTQVRVRVKRDGNEYQMTFADGFKATELEVVGSVGKRNTGTSVYFAPDPKYFDSPKFSVSRLKHVLKAKAVLCPGLLVSFEDKASGEKVEWHYEDGLRSYLVDAVNGFERLPDEPFCGSLAGNKEAVDWALLWLPEGGESVQESYVNLIPTAQGGTHVNGLRQGLLDAMREFCEFRNLLPRGVKLAPEDVWERIAFVLSMKMQEPQFSGQTKERLSSREAAAFVSGVVKDAFSLWLNANPETGLALAELAISNAGRRLKASKKVERKRITQGPALPGKLADCAGQDPMRSELFLVEGDSAGGSAKQARDKEFQAILPLRGKILNTWEVDGSEVLASQEVHNIAVAIGVDPGAEDMSQLRYGKICILADADSDGLHIATLLCALFVQHFRPLVDAGHVYVAMPPLYRIDLGKDIYYALDEAERDGILDRLVAEKKRGKPQVTRFKGLGEMNPPQLRETTMDPNTRRLVQLTLDDFAATTEIMDMLLAKKRAGDRKSWLESKGDLAEVLA, translated from the coding sequence ATGGCCACTCCCAGCGCTAGCTCTTATAACGCAGACGCCATCGAAGTCCTCTCGGGCCTCGACCCGGTGCGCAAGCGCCCCGGCATGTACACCGACACCAGTCGGCCGAACCACCTCGCCCAGGAAGTCATCGACAACAGCGTCGACGAAGCCTTGGCCGGGCACGCGAAATCGGTACAGGTCATCCTGCACGCCGACCATTCGCTGGAGGTCAGCGATGATGGCCGCGGCATGCCGGTGGACATCCACCCCGAAGAAGGCGTGTCGGGCGTCGAGCTGATCCTCACCAAGCTCCACGCCGGCGGCAAGTTTTCCAACAAGAACTACCAGTTCTCCGGCGGTCTGCACGGGGTGGGTATTTCCGTGGTCAACGCCTTGTCGACCCAGGTCCGGGTGCGGGTCAAGCGTGACGGTAACGAATACCAGATGACCTTCGCCGATGGCTTCAAGGCCACCGAGCTGGAAGTGGTCGGCAGCGTCGGCAAGCGCAACACCGGGACCAGCGTGTATTTCGCCCCGGACCCGAAGTATTTCGATTCGCCGAAGTTCTCTGTCAGCCGCCTCAAGCACGTGCTCAAGGCCAAGGCCGTATTGTGCCCAGGGTTGTTGGTCAGTTTCGAGGACAAGGCCAGCGGCGAGAAGGTCGAATGGCATTACGAAGACGGCCTGCGCTCTTACCTGGTGGACGCGGTCAACGGTTTCGAACGCCTGCCCGACGAGCCGTTCTGCGGCAGTCTGGCCGGTAACAAGGAAGCCGTGGACTGGGCGCTGCTGTGGCTGCCCGAGGGCGGCGAGAGTGTCCAGGAAAGCTACGTCAACCTGATCCCCACGGCCCAGGGCGGGACCCACGTCAACGGTTTGCGCCAGGGCCTGCTCGACGCCATGCGCGAGTTCTGCGAGTTCCGCAACCTGCTGCCCCGGGGCGTGAAGCTGGCGCCGGAAGACGTGTGGGAGCGCATCGCGTTCGTGCTGTCGATGAAGATGCAGGAACCGCAGTTCTCCGGCCAGACCAAGGAACGCCTGTCGTCTCGCGAAGCGGCGGCGTTTGTTTCCGGTGTGGTCAAGGATGCCTTCAGCCTGTGGCTTAACGCCAACCCGGAAACCGGCCTGGCGCTGGCGGAGTTGGCGATCAGCAACGCCGGTCGTCGCCTCAAGGCCAGCAAGAAGGTCGAGCGCAAGCGCATCACCCAGGGGCCGGCGTTGCCGGGCAAGCTCGCCGACTGCGCCGGGCAGGATCCGATGCGTTCCGAGCTGTTCCTGGTGGAAGGGGACTCCGCCGGCGGTTCGGCCAAGCAGGCGCGGGACAAGGAGTTCCAGGCGATCCTGCCGCTGCGGGGCAAGATCCTCAATACCTGGGAAGTGGACGGCAGCGAAGTGCTGGCCAGCCAGGAAGTGCACAACATCGCCGTGGCCATCGGCGTCGATCCGGGCGCCGAGGACATGAGCCAGTTGCGCTACGGCAAGATCTGCATCCTCGCCGACGCCGACTCCGACGGCCTGCACATCGCCACGCTGCTGTGCGCGCTGTTTGTCCAGCATTTCCGTCCGCTGGTGGACGCCGGGCATGTCTACGTCGCGATGCCGCCGCTGTACCGCATCGACCTGGGCAAGGACATTTATTACGCCCTGGACGAAGCCGAGCGCGACGGCATCCTCGATCGCCTGGTGGCCGAGAAGAAGCGCGGCAAGCCACAGGTCACCCGATTCAAGGGCCTGGGTGAGATGAACCCGCCGCAACTGCGCGAAACCACCATGGACCCGAACACCCGTCGCCTGGTGCAACTGACCCTGGATGATTTCGCGGCCACGACGGAAATCATGGACATGCTGCTGGCGAAGAAACGCGCTGGCGATCGCAAGTCCTGGCTCGAATCCAAGGGCGACCTGGCCGAGGTGCTGGCCTGA
- a CDS encoding nitrate reductase: protein MNIQPSTYSPDIAVPLDKRVFGARDLFSLWFSLGIGLMVLQVGALLAPGLGLSGSLLAIFLGTLAGVLLLAAVGVIGSDTGLSAMAALKLSLGSKGASVPALLNLLQLIGWGSFEIIVMRDAASLLGARAFSEGSLGANPLLWTLFFGALATLLAVSGPLTFVRKVLRKWGIWLLLAACTWLTWNLFAKADLAALWARPGDGSMPLAVGFDIAIAMPLSWLPLIADYSRFGQRARNVFGGTALGFFIGNFWLMSLGVAYTLAFAPSGEVNALLLALAGAGLGIPLLLILLDESENAFADIHSAAVSSGMLSGLKVEHLALAIGLVCTLIACFAPLAQYQNFLLLIGSVFAPLFGVVLVDHFILRKRSSQVASAALRWPALLAWLGGVSTYHLLANVYPDIGATLPSLMLAGLLQLLLSRAFSYGRETARA from the coding sequence TTGAACATCCAACCCAGCACCTACTCCCCCGACATCGCCGTCCCCCTGGACAAACGCGTCTTCGGCGCCCGCGATCTGTTTTCCCTGTGGTTTTCCCTCGGCATCGGCCTGATGGTCTTGCAGGTCGGGGCCTTGCTGGCGCCGGGCCTGGGCCTGAGTGGTTCGTTGCTGGCGATTTTCCTTGGCACGCTGGCGGGCGTACTGCTGCTTGCGGCGGTTGGGGTGATCGGCAGCGACACCGGCCTGTCGGCCATGGCCGCCCTCAAGCTCAGCCTCGGCAGCAAGGGCGCAAGCGTGCCGGCGCTGTTGAACCTGTTGCAGTTGATCGGCTGGGGGTCGTTCGAAATCATCGTCATGCGCGACGCCGCCAGCCTGCTCGGCGCCCGGGCCTTCAGCGAAGGCAGCCTCGGGGCGAATCCGCTGCTGTGGACCTTGTTCTTCGGTGCCCTGGCAACCTTACTCGCGGTGAGCGGGCCGCTGACGTTCGTGCGCAAGGTCCTGCGCAAGTGGGGCATCTGGCTGTTGCTGGCGGCGTGCACCTGGTTGACCTGGAACCTGTTCGCCAAGGCCGACCTGGCGGCGCTGTGGGCCCGGCCCGGTGACGGCTCGATGCCGCTGGCCGTGGGGTTCGACATTGCGATCGCCATGCCGTTGTCGTGGCTGCCGCTGATCGCCGACTACTCACGCTTCGGCCAACGCGCCCGGAATGTCTTCGGCGGCACCGCCCTGGGCTTCTTCATCGGTAACTTTTGGCTAATGAGCCTGGGCGTCGCCTACACCCTGGCGTTCGCCCCGAGCGGTGAGGTCAATGCGCTGTTGCTGGCGCTGGCGGGTGCCGGATTGGGTATTCCATTGCTGCTGATTCTGCTGGACGAGTCGGAAAACGCCTTCGCCGACATCCATTCGGCGGCGGTGTCCAGCGGCATGTTGTCGGGGCTTAAGGTCGAGCACCTGGCGTTGGCGATTGGTCTGGTCTGTACCTTGATCGCCTGTTTCGCGCCGTTGGCCCAGTATCAGAATTTCCTGTTGCTGATCGGCTCGGTGTTCGCGCCGCTGTTCGGCGTGGTGCTGGTGGACCACTTCATCCTGCGCAAACGCAGCAGCCAGGTGGCATCGGCCGCGTTGCGCTGGCCGGCACTGTTGGCCTGGCTGGGTGGGGTGAGCACGTATCACCTGCTCGCCAATGTCTACCCGGACATCGGTGCGACCCTGCCGTCGCTCATGCTGGCAGGGCTGCTGCAACTGCTGCTGAGCCGGGCGTTCAGCTACGGCCGGGAAACAGCTCGGGCTTGA
- the nudF gene encoding ADP-ribose pyrophosphatase (ADP-sugar pyrophosphatase; catalyzes the formation of D-ribose 5-phosphate from ADP-ribose; can also act on ADP-mannose and ADP-glucose) codes for MTDFANTTPSAVDIVKRENCFQGFYKLDRVRLRHELFAGGMSREISRELFVRHDAVCVLPYDPLRDEVVLIEQFRVGAMDKAANPWLVELVAGLIDKDEQPEEVAHREAQEEAGLVFAALWPMTKYFPSPGGSDEFVHLFLGRCDSTGAGGLHGLEEEAEDIRVKTWAFEDALQAVRDGRICNAASIIALQWLALNRDEVRGLWS; via the coding sequence ATGACCGATTTCGCCAACACCACCCCGAGCGCCGTGGACATCGTCAAGCGCGAGAACTGCTTCCAGGGTTTCTACAAGCTCGATCGTGTCCGCTTGCGCCATGAGTTGTTCGCCGGTGGCATGAGCCGTGAAATCAGCCGTGAGTTGTTTGTGCGCCATGACGCGGTGTGCGTATTGCCATATGACCCGCTGCGCGATGAAGTGGTGTTGATCGAACAGTTTCGCGTTGGCGCCATGGACAAGGCCGCCAACCCCTGGCTGGTAGAACTGGTGGCGGGCCTGATCGACAAGGACGAGCAACCGGAAGAAGTTGCTCATCGCGAGGCGCAGGAGGAAGCTGGGCTGGTCTTCGCGGCGTTGTGGCCAATGACCAAGTATTTTCCCTCGCCGGGCGGCAGTGATGAATTCGTGCATCTTTTCCTGGGGCGCTGCGACAGCACGGGGGCCGGCGGCCTGCATGGCCTGGAGGAAGAAGCCGAAGACATCCGCGTGAAAACCTGGGCTTTTGAAGACGCCTTGCAAGCGGTGCGCGACGGGCGTATCTGCAACGCAGCCAGCATCATTGCCCTGCAATGGCTGGCCTTGAACCGCGATGAAGTGAGGGGGCTATGGTCCTGA
- a CDS encoding serine/threonine protein phosphatase, which translates to MPSVSTLTTADAALLVQLSDSHLYAEADASLLGMNTRDSLRAVIDLVLEQQPEIDLLLATGDLSQDGTLQSYEAFRQMSARIDAPARWLPGNHDEPQVMLQAAVQSTLLDPVVDIGNWRVTMLDSAVPGSVPGFLAEEQLILLANALSEAPERHHLVCLHHHPVSIGCAWMEPIGLRNPEALFAVLDRFPQVRAVLWGHVHQEIDQVRNGVRLLASPSTCIQFEPGSVDFAVGEQVPGYRWLRLLADGRLETGVERVVGFEFAVDYGANGY; encoded by the coding sequence TTGCCGAGCGTATCCACCTTGACCACCGCTGACGCGGCGTTGCTGGTCCAACTCTCCGACAGCCACCTGTACGCCGAGGCTGATGCCTCGTTGCTGGGCATGAACACCCGGGACAGCCTGCGGGCGGTCATCGACCTGGTGCTCGAACAGCAGCCGGAGATAGATCTGCTGCTTGCCACGGGCGACTTGTCTCAGGACGGTACGCTGCAATCCTACGAAGCATTCCGCCAGATGAGCGCGAGGATCGACGCTCCGGCGCGCTGGCTGCCGGGCAATCACGATGAGCCGCAGGTGATGCTCCAGGCGGCGGTCCAGAGCACATTGCTCGATCCGGTGGTGGACATTGGCAACTGGCGCGTGACGATGCTCGACTCCGCCGTGCCCGGATCGGTGCCGGGGTTTTTAGCCGAAGAGCAACTGATTCTGCTGGCCAATGCCCTGAGTGAGGCGCCGGAGCGGCATCATCTGGTGTGCCTGCATCATCATCCGGTTTCGATTGGGTGTGCGTGGATGGAGCCCATCGGGTTGCGTAATCCTGAGGCGCTGTTTGCGGTGTTGGATCGGTTTCCCCAGGTGCGGGCGGTGCTGTGGGGGCATGTGCATCAGGAGATTGATCAGGTGCGCAATGGGGTGAGGTTGTTGGCTTCGCCTTCGACCTGTATTCAGTTTGAGCCTGGTTCTGTGGATTTTGCGGTGGGGGAGCAGGTGCCGGGGTATCGGTGGTTGCGGCTTTTGGCGGATGGGCGGTTGGAGACGGGGGTTGAGCGGGTGGTTGGGTTTGAGTTTGCGGTCGACTATGGGGCCAATGGGTATTGA
- a CDS encoding lipoprotein encodes MSLFRIASLAAIALTLGACQSLFQPNYRAPLETTRDASEQLQPGCASADCPLVNIDTVHFPAEPALDSLIEKRLLQMTRTTPDAPVAPTLAAYREQFLRTAAPRTSSYLQAKVREQHDGLVIIELSSYLDTGGAHGTPGRGFINYSRQQHKVLTLADMLLPGQEEAFWKAAQVAHNSWLISTKLDQEPDFLKQWSFQKTPHIALTYGGVILKYETSTIAPYALGHIELKIAYPRLNGILKPELFPGRS; translated from the coding sequence ATGTCGCTTTTCAGAATTGCCTCGCTGGCCGCCATTGCCCTGACGCTGGGGGCCTGCCAAAGCCTGTTCCAACCCAACTACCGCGCCCCGCTGGAAACCACCCGCGACGCCTCGGAACAATTGCAGCCGGGCTGCGCCAGCGCCGACTGCCCGCTGGTGAACATCGACACCGTGCATTTTCCTGCCGAGCCGGCCTTGGACAGCCTCATTGAAAAACGCCTGCTGCAAATGACTCGCACCACCCCGGACGCCCCGGTCGCGCCCACGCTGGCCGCCTACCGCGAGCAGTTCCTGCGCACCGCGGCGCCGCGCACCAGCAGCTATTTGCAGGCCAAGGTACGTGAGCAGCATGACGGCTTGGTGATCATCGAATTGTCCAGCTACCTGGACACCGGCGGCGCCCACGGCACGCCGGGACGCGGCTTCATCAACTATTCGCGCCAGCAGCACAAAGTGCTGACCCTGGCAGACATGCTGCTGCCGGGCCAGGAAGAAGCATTCTGGAAAGCCGCCCAGGTCGCCCACAACAGCTGGTTGATCAGCACCAAGCTGGATCAGGAACCGGACTTCCTGAAACAGTGGTCCTTCCAGAAAACCCCGCACATCGCCCTGACCTATGGCGGGGTGATCCTCAAGTATGAAACCAGCACCATCGCGCCCTACGCCCTGGGCCACATCGAGCTGAAGATCGCCTACCCGCGCCTCAACGGCATCCTCAAGCCCGAGCTGTTTCCCGGCCGTAGCTGA
- a CDS encoding DNA topoisomerase IV subunit B — translation MRSGFALALLLWAGAVVAEPAPELKLLSEHAVEGMRGGNLSGLALCGNEMWTVSDRDDDRIYRLDTSDGKVWQAQALTIDVPEVPDNGLPWGLRSRIWAASFLRGGALDFEGISCDSAGNRYVVSEAYAAVLQVPPTGEASWLKIAPTMIRQARASGMLLHFNALFEGLAVSPAGDQLWLAAERERRGLLLIKRQQTVWDCDDNCVLLSEAGLEMQPAQFPKARPVSRDFADISLFNGKLFTLERNAFQVCRRDPQSARVERCWSFAAEALQDNRRYSQDYGLAEALVVDAEGAWIGLDNNDGPRADGEERPIVWRFAAPDGGWDAAP, via the coding sequence ATGCGCAGCGGTTTCGCCCTGGCGTTGTTGCTGTGGGCGGGGGCTGTGGTCGCAGAACCGGCACCGGAATTGAAGTTGCTGTCCGAGCACGCCGTCGAAGGCATGCGCGGCGGCAACCTGTCCGGGTTGGCCCTGTGTGGCAATGAAATGTGGACGGTGTCCGATCGCGACGATGACCGCATTTATCGCCTGGACACCTCCGATGGGAAGGTCTGGCAGGCCCAGGCGTTGACCATCGACGTGCCTGAGGTGCCCGACAACGGTTTGCCCTGGGGCTTGCGTTCGCGAATCTGGGCTGCATCGTTCCTGCGCGGTGGCGCGCTGGATTTCGAAGGCATCAGTTGCGACAGCGCCGGCAATCGCTACGTGGTCAGCGAGGCCTACGCGGCGGTATTGCAAGTGCCGCCGACCGGCGAGGCGTCCTGGTTGAAAATCGCCCCGACAATGATTCGCCAGGCCCGGGCCAGCGGCATGTTGTTGCATTTCAATGCGCTGTTCGAAGGTCTGGCGGTGAGCCCGGCCGGCGATCAGCTATGGCTGGCGGCCGAGCGTGAACGTCGTGGCCTGTTGCTGATCAAGCGCCAGCAAACGGTGTGGGATTGCGATGACAACTGCGTGTTGTTGAGCGAAGCGGGACTGGAGATGCAGCCGGCGCAGTTCCCCAAGGCCCGCCCGGTTTCCCGGGATTTCGCAGATATTTCATTGTTCAATGGCAAGCTGTTTACCCTGGAGCGCAACGCCTTCCAGGTCTGCCGGCGTGATCCGCAGAGCGCCAGGGTGGAGCGTTGCTGGTCGTTTGCCGCCGAGGCCTTGCAGGACAATCGCCGCTATTCTCAGGACTACGGTCTGGCCGAAGCGCTCGTGGTGGATGCCGAGGGCGCCTGGATCGGCCTGGACAACAACGACGGGCCACGGGCCGACGGCGAAGAGCGTCCGATTGTCTGGCGCTTTGCGGCGCCAGACGGCGGCTGGGATGCCGCGCCATGA
- a CDS encoding esterase — MSASILYIHGFNSAPASTKARQLIDVMTRLGLGDQLQVPALHHHPREAMAQLEQAIAQLGRPLLVGSSLGGYYATHLAERHGLKALLINPAVSPHRMFDGYLGTQKNLYTDETWELTHDHVTTLAALEVPAPQDPQRYQVWLQTGDETLDYRHAQQYYRACALRIQAGGDHGFQGFAQQLPALLGFAGIGADLYQAIDFTSL, encoded by the coding sequence ATGTCCGCTTCGATCCTCTACATCCACGGCTTCAACAGCGCCCCAGCCTCGACCAAGGCCCGTCAACTCATCGACGTGATGACCCGCCTGGGCCTGGGCGATCAGTTGCAAGTGCCAGCCCTGCACCACCACCCCCGCGAAGCCATGGCCCAATTGGAGCAGGCAATTGCACAACTGGGCCGTCCGCTGCTGGTCGGCAGCTCGCTCGGCGGCTACTATGCGACTCACTTGGCCGAGCGCCACGGCCTCAAGGCATTGCTGATCAATCCGGCCGTCAGCCCCCATCGGATGTTCGATGGCTACCTGGGCACGCAGAAGAATTTGTACACCGATGAAACCTGGGAGTTGACCCACGACCACGTCACGACCCTGGCCGCGTTGGAGGTGCCGGCGCCCCAGGATCCGCAGCGGTATCAGGTATGGTTGCAAACCGGTGATGAAACGCTGGATTATCGCCACGCCCAACAGTATTACCGCGCCTGTGCGTTGCGCATCCAGGCCGGCGGCGACCACGGTTTCCAGGGGTTTGCCCAGCAGCTGCCGGCGCTGCTTGGTTTTGCCGGCATTGGCGCCGATTTGTACCAGGCGATCGACTTCACCTCGCTGTGA
- a CDS encoding aspartyl protease — protein sequence MSQQAPGKRAGRVLMILAWCAALFLATRFFAQVEQRQQNPNTQVYSQRGEGFIEVKLVGNTQGHFVASGHINGQPVDFMLDTGATDVAIPVELAERLKLEKGFGVTLSTANGLSEGYRTRIDRLQLGDIVLRDVRALVAPGLGGTQVLLGMSALNKLEFTQRDGTMLLRQTTN from the coding sequence ATGAGCCAACAGGCGCCGGGCAAGCGCGCCGGTCGGGTGTTGATGATCCTGGCCTGGTGCGCGGCCCTGTTCCTGGCGACACGCTTCTTTGCCCAGGTAGAGCAGCGTCAGCAGAACCCCAACACCCAGGTGTATTCGCAACGGGGCGAAGGGTTTATCGAAGTGAAGCTGGTGGGCAATACCCAGGGGCATTTCGTCGCCAGCGGCCATATCAACGGCCAGCCGGTGGATTTCATGCTCGACACCGGTGCCACGGATGTGGCGATTCCAGTGGAGTTGGCCGAGCGCCTCAAGCTGGAAAAAGGTTTCGGCGTGACGTTGAGTACCGCCAACGGTTTGAGCGAGGGCTATCGCACCCGCATCGACCGGCTGCAATTGGGTGACATCGTCTTGCGCGATGTCCGTGCCCTGGTGGCGCCAGGCCTGGGTGGCACGCAGGTGCTGCTGGGCATGAGCGCCCTGAACAAACTTGAATTTACCCAGCGCGACGGCACCATGCTGCTGCGCCAGACAACGAACTGA